DNA from Cyanobacteriota bacterium:
CTTCCCGCAAAATCCTATCATTAGAGTAATGCCAAATACTCCGGCGCAAATACTCAAAGGCGCTTCAGCACTAGCGGCTAGCGCTAATTGCTCAAAGCAAAACATAGCAACTGTTCAAACTATGTTTGATGCTATTGGACTAGCTGTAGTAGTTGAAGAAAAAGATATTGATGTGGTCACCGGACTTTCTGGTTCTGGACCAGCCTATGTATTTTTGATGATAGAAGCAATGGCAGAAGCTGCAATCAAATTAGGACTTAATCCAGAAGCCGCTAAAGCACTTGCCTTGCAAACTGTTTATGGTGCCGCATCACTTGCTAAAGCATCCGACAAAACTCCTGGCGAATTGCGCGCTCAAGTAACTAGCCCCAATGGCACTACTGCTGCTGGTCTTGAGAGTCTTGAAAAAAATGGTTTCAAAGAAACTGTGTTTAGAGCTATTGCTGCAGCCGAAAAACGCTCTCAAGAGCTTGGTTGATATACCCCCATGGGGTATATTTTGATCAAAAATCCTTGCTTCTGAATAGTTTTTAAACAATCTGTTAATACCGAAGCTTGCTATTATTATCTGTGATATCTATTCTATAGGTATTAACAAGAATAAATGGCAGATATTAATTCTAATTCATGGCCAAATACAAGCGGGCAAATTGATCGCCCTCGGGGATTTGCGCCCTTGCATAATTTTAAGCAAAGACTAAAACTTCAATTAATACAGCCAAAGGAAACAATTCAAAGCGCAAGCATCCAAGCCTACAAAGATGGACAAGTTCTGCATCCATACAAAGCTAGATTACTAACAAATAAATTTCAAGTTGCAAAATTACTCGACACCAATGAACGCAAACCTAATATTGACGAAGCCCTTGTCTTTAATCCAAGAGCCAAAATTCAATTAGCTCCAATGCTTGATAAACAAGCAGCAGACGCGCAAGCAGTGTTTGCAAAACCAAGACGCCAGGACA
Protein-coding regions in this window:
- the proC gene encoding pyrroline-5-carboxylate reductase translates to MPKLAMIGAGAMGQAIAKGLVEAKLYKAGEIKFFDLRLDLLEGLERQYGYAFAESFDELISGLEPGSSLLFAVKPQNIDQVLADIPEIDSSVLLISILAGTKISKYQERFPQNPIIRVMPNTPAQILKGASALAASANCSKQNIATVQTMFDAIGLAVVVEEKDIDVVTGLSGSGPAYVFLMIEAMAEAAIKLGLNPEAAKALALQTVYGAASLAKASDKTPGELRAQVTSPNGTTAAGLESLEKNGFKETVFRAIAAAEKRSQELG